A region from the Candidatus Saccharimonadia bacterium genome encodes:
- a CDS encoding DEAD/DEAH box helicase, with product MTLRDYQVNLKQAVRNQWDDETVRNVLAVLPCGGGKTTTMAHLAAELDEPGLVQAHRQELVGQISIAFARVGMHHRIIAPDAVIREVSAQHIDELGRNYVRPDASYAIAGVDTLIRRADSFFDRVKHWQTDEAHHLLQANKWGRAVGMLGAARGIGWTATPCRGDRRSLRRGDGGCFDSLVQGPSMRELIQRGYLKEFRIYGCPQAIDVSGVRVGSGGDFNREELAEAAHKSAITGDIVEHAMKLAPGKKGVTFAVDVQMAEEHAQAFRDAGVRAAVISDRTSAAERLRIIRAYRGDGLDEVCNVDVLGEGFDLPGIVRASFARPTASYGLYVQQFGRALRPMQGEPVGIICDHVGNVARHKGPPDKPRAWSLDGLPPREAGEVPTRFCANPECMLMWEGFGATCPHCGWRPVRGSVPRDRPEVLEGDLTLYDDSMLAALRGQVERISGAPEIPWGAGEMVARKIEKAWAVRAEAQSELSTAIDQWAGHWHAKGETLDAVYRRFWATFGLDTLSALAQSGPKQREMIERVRGSV from the coding sequence ATGACACTTCGCGACTATCAAGTTAATTTAAAGCAGGCTGTGCGTAATCAGTGGGACGACGAGACGGTGCGCAATGTGCTGGCCGTCCTGCCCTGCGGCGGAGGCAAGACAACCACCATGGCACATCTCGCGGCCGAGCTTGACGAACCGGGCCTGGTGCAAGCCCACCGTCAGGAACTCGTCGGCCAGATCTCCATAGCATTTGCCCGGGTGGGCATGCATCACCGGATCATCGCGCCCGATGCGGTGATTAGGGAAGTGTCGGCACAGCACATTGACGAGCTGGGCAGGAACTATGTGCGGCCGGATGCCAGCTACGCAATAGCCGGCGTGGACACGCTCATACGGCGCGCGGATTCTTTCTTTGACCGGGTCAAGCATTGGCAGACGGACGAAGCGCACCACCTATTGCAGGCCAACAAATGGGGCCGAGCGGTGGGCATGCTCGGCGCGGCGCGCGGTATCGGCTGGACGGCGACACCGTGCCGAGGCGATCGCCGCTCGCTGCGGCGCGGTGACGGCGGCTGCTTTGATAGCCTGGTGCAAGGGCCGAGCATGCGCGAGCTGATCCAGCGGGGGTACCTCAAGGAGTTCCGCATCTACGGATGCCCGCAAGCGATCGATGTGAGCGGCGTGCGCGTCGGGAGCGGTGGCGACTTCAACCGCGAGGAACTCGCCGAGGCGGCGCATAAGAGCGCCATCACCGGCGACATTGTCGAGCACGCCATGAAGCTGGCGCCCGGTAAGAAGGGCGTGACGTTTGCCGTGGATGTGCAGATGGCCGAGGAACATGCCCAGGCGTTCCGCGACGCCGGTGTGAGGGCTGCGGTGATCAGCGACAGGACCAGCGCGGCCGAGCGGCTGCGCATCATCCGCGCTTATCGCGGTGACGGGCTTGATGAGGTGTGCAACGTCGATGTGCTGGGCGAGGGCTTCGACCTGCCTGGGATCGTGCGCGCGTCGTTTGCCCGCCCCACGGCGAGCTATGGCCTCTATGTGCAGCAATTCGGCCGCGCGCTGCGGCCGATGCAAGGCGAGCCTGTTGGCATCATCTGCGATCATGTCGGCAACGTCGCGCGGCACAAGGGGCCGCCGGACAAGCCGCGCGCGTGGTCGCTCGACGGACTGCCGCCGCGCGAGGCCGGCGAGGTGCCCACGCGGTTCTGTGCCAACCCTGAGTGCATGCTCATGTGGGAGGGTTTCGGTGCTACATGCCCGCATTGCGGCTGGCGGCCTGTGCGCGGCAGTGTCCCGCGAGATCGGCCGGAAGTGCTGGAGGGCGACTTGACGCTGTACGATGACAGCATGCTGGCGGCCCTGCGCGGTCAGGTGGAGCGGATTTCAGGCGCACCGGAAATCCCATGGGGTGCTGGCGAGATGGTAGCGCGCAAGATCGAGAAGGCATGGGCCGTGCGCGCCGAGGCGCAAAGCGAGTTGAGCACGGCCATTGACCAATGGGCTGGACACTGGCATGCCAAGGGTGAGACATTGGACGCAGTTTACCGGCGGTTCTGGGCAACCTTTGGCCTCGACACACTGTCGGCGCTTGCCCAGTCGGGACCAAAGCAACGCGAGATGATAGAGCGAGTTAGGGGGAGTGTGTGA